In Pseudofrankia saprophytica, one genomic interval encodes:
- a CDS encoding ABC transporter substrate-binding protein codes for MTACSNSAGGNSGTSAANDSAAAQGKPTGPGVTDDEIRFAMLGTKSNNPLGTCLLDCFLSGVNAYFAYRNSEGGLDGRKLVVSRTIDDQLGSNQQGALQITSSNDTFATFAAPVVGSGFKTLAAAKIPLYALPANSTEMAGNDSIFASSGAFCIECTQVYWTYLAKLAGATKIAALGLGVSAVSKNCANGVVKSIDQYGGQFGQKVVYLNDSLPFGLPNGVGPEVTAMKRAGVQLVIGCVDLNSMKTFAQEMERQGMGAVPMAHQNTYDQKFVADAGSLFEGDYVLSTFRPFEADPGTSGLKDFITWMGKTEADVTENAMIGWIDADLAYQGIKAAGSSFSRASVIAATNKMTAYSADGIINPIDWTRQHESPTEGDPVTHGYKQKCISAVKVHNGAFEPVAGSRSKPFICWPVTAKPTWSEPTFTDFK; via the coding sequence GTGACGGCCTGTTCGAACTCGGCGGGCGGAAACTCGGGCACGTCGGCCGCGAACGACTCCGCCGCGGCGCAGGGCAAACCCACCGGACCCGGCGTCACCGACGACGAGATCCGCTTCGCGATGCTCGGGACCAAGTCCAACAACCCGCTGGGAACCTGCCTCCTGGACTGTTTCCTGTCCGGGGTCAACGCCTACTTCGCCTACCGCAACAGCGAAGGTGGCCTCGACGGCCGCAAACTGGTGGTCTCGAGGACGATCGACGATCAGCTGGGTAGCAACCAGCAGGGCGCGCTGCAGATCACCTCCTCGAACGACACTTTCGCCACGTTCGCGGCACCGGTCGTCGGCAGCGGGTTCAAGACCCTCGCCGCCGCCAAGATCCCCCTCTACGCACTCCCCGCCAACAGCACCGAGATGGCCGGCAACGACTCGATCTTCGCCAGCTCCGGCGCCTTCTGCATCGAGTGCACCCAGGTGTACTGGACCTATCTGGCCAAGCTCGCCGGTGCCACCAAGATCGCGGCGCTCGGGCTGGGGGTCTCCGCGGTCTCCAAGAACTGCGCGAACGGAGTGGTCAAGTCCATCGACCAGTACGGCGGCCAGTTCGGGCAGAAGGTCGTCTATCTCAACGACAGCCTCCCGTTCGGCCTACCGAACGGCGTCGGCCCCGAGGTCACCGCCATGAAAAGGGCCGGAGTCCAGCTCGTCATCGGCTGCGTCGACCTCAACAGCATGAAGACCTTCGCCCAGGAAATGGAACGCCAGGGCATGGGCGCGGTTCCGATGGCCCACCAGAACACCTACGACCAGAAGTTCGTCGCGGACGCCGGCAGCCTGTTCGAGGGCGACTACGTCCTGTCCACCTTCCGGCCGTTCGAGGCCGACCCGGGTACCTCCGGGCTGAAGGACTTCATCACCTGGATGGGCAAGACCGAGGCCGACGTGACCGAGAACGCCATGATCGGCTGGATCGACGCCGACCTCGCCTACCAGGGCATCAAGGCCGCGGGCTCATCGTTCTCCCGTGCCTCCGTCATCGCCGCCACCAACAAGATGACCGCCTACAGCGCTGACGGGATCATCAACCCGATCGACTGGACCCGCCAACACGAATCCCCGACCGAGGGCGACCCGGTGACCCACGGCTACAAGCAGAAGTGCATCTCCGCCGTCAAGGTCCACAACGGCGCGTTCGAACCCGTCGCCGGTAGCAGGTCCAAGCCCTTCATCTGCTGGCCGGTCACCGCAAAACCAACCTGGTCCGAGCCCACGTTCACCGACTTCAAGTAG
- a CDS encoding ABC transporter ATP-binding protein, with protein MTGPTTEPGKDTMSTPATPDERRTADEYAVTAGETASGDAVGGGRNGGSAPVLELDNVHAAYGPFRALFGVSLSLAKGEALALVGSNGAGKTTIARVASGLLPPGHGTVRVDGADLTGKPTFRFARAGIAHAPEGRSVFGTLSVQENLTLSFRRVLGRGGVRGGLEHSYELFPVLGQRRKQLAGSLSGGEQRMLSMARVLVEKPKVLVADELSLGLAPKIVGELYDSLTRLRADGVALLLVEQHVSHALRLADRVAVLDHGHVVWAGNSDDATQRVAQAFAVGA; from the coding sequence ATGACCGGTCCCACGACCGAACCAGGAAAAGACACCATGTCCACCCCGGCGACCCCCGACGAAAGACGGACCGCGGACGAGTACGCGGTCACCGCCGGCGAGACGGCCAGCGGCGACGCGGTCGGCGGCGGCAGGAACGGCGGCTCGGCGCCCGTTCTCGAACTCGACAACGTCCACGCCGCCTACGGACCGTTCCGCGCCCTGTTCGGCGTCTCCCTCAGCCTGGCGAAGGGCGAGGCGCTGGCCCTCGTCGGCTCCAACGGCGCGGGCAAGACCACCATCGCCCGAGTGGCATCCGGCCTGCTCCCACCCGGCCACGGCACGGTCCGCGTCGACGGCGCCGACCTGACCGGCAAACCGACTTTCCGGTTCGCGCGAGCGGGAATCGCGCACGCGCCCGAGGGGCGCTCCGTCTTCGGCACGCTCAGCGTCCAGGAGAACCTCACGCTGTCCTTCCGGCGGGTCCTCGGCCGAGGCGGGGTCCGCGGCGGCCTCGAGCATTCCTATGAGCTCTTTCCCGTCCTCGGCCAGCGCCGCAAGCAGCTCGCCGGCAGCCTCTCCGGCGGCGAGCAGCGCATGCTCTCGATGGCACGCGTCCTGGTCGAGAAACCCAAGGTCCTCGTCGCCGACGAGCTCTCCCTCGGCCTGGCGCCGAAGATCGTGGGCGAGCTCTACGACAGCCTCACCCGCCTCCGGGCCGACGGGGTCGCGCTGCTCCTCGTCGAGCAGCACGTCAGCCACGCGCTGCGGCTTGCCGACCGGGTCGCCGTGCTCGACCACGGACACGTCGTCTGGGCCGGCAACAGCGACGACGCCACCCAGCGCGTGGCCCAGGCGTTCGCCGTCGGTGCCTAG
- a CDS encoding ABC transporter ATP-binding protein → MTPVMCARGITKKFAGITALHDVSMQIEAGERVGLIGPNGAGKTTFFNCLLGVIPTGGGTVEIAGRDVSRLPAFRRARLGLGRTFQRIELFGDCTVRDHLFIAERVRQGHGRLWKDLLGLGGPTKDEIARCDEVLALLGLTDLADEPIERLSLGQGRLVEVGRALMTEPKLLLLDEPSSGLDRPEVAALASTLRDVQAEQGFAILLVEHDVELVTDFTTRSYVLDFGRLIAEGPTREIMTSDRVRAAYLGDLEVAR, encoded by the coding sequence ATGACACCCGTCATGTGCGCCCGCGGCATCACGAAGAAGTTCGCCGGCATCACCGCGCTGCACGACGTCAGCATGCAGATCGAGGCGGGGGAACGGGTCGGCCTCATCGGCCCGAACGGCGCTGGGAAGACGACGTTCTTCAACTGCCTGCTGGGCGTCATCCCGACGGGCGGCGGCACGGTGGAGATCGCCGGGCGCGATGTCAGCCGACTGCCCGCCTTCCGACGGGCGAGGCTGGGCCTGGGCCGGACCTTCCAACGCATCGAGCTGTTCGGGGACTGCACGGTGCGCGACCACCTGTTCATCGCCGAACGCGTCCGGCAAGGCCACGGACGGCTCTGGAAAGACCTCCTCGGCCTCGGCGGACCCACGAAGGACGAGATTGCTCGTTGCGACGAGGTTCTCGCGCTACTCGGGCTCACCGACCTCGCCGACGAGCCGATCGAACGGCTCTCCCTGGGCCAGGGCCGCCTGGTCGAGGTCGGCAGGGCACTCATGACAGAGCCCAAGCTCCTGCTCCTGGACGAGCCCTCCTCGGGCCTCGACCGGCCCGAGGTCGCCGCACTGGCCTCCACGCTGCGCGACGTCCAGGCCGAGCAGGGCTTCGCCATCCTGCTCGTCGAACACGACGTGGAGCTGGTCACCGACTTCACCACCCGCTCCTACGTCCTCGACTTCGGCCGGCTCATCGCCGAAGGGCCCACCCGCGAGATCATGACCAGCGACCGGGTACGCGCCGCCTACCTCGGCGACCTCGAGGTGGCGCGATGA
- a CDS encoding ABC transporter permease yields MAGSSLGGDLFKAILQGTPPGAVYALVALGFVLTYKTSGVFNFAFGAQAYVSAAMYFKARLDWGWPTVPAVVVSVFVLAPALGLLLERLIFRPLRTAPAVAKLVVAVGLAVAIPNLFDILFGFSPRSGATPVGVVPDGAGVFYDPFGSYAFSRNELVDMGVALAALVALGTLFRWGDLGLRMRAVVESPRMTELNGIAADRISAFAWALSSLFAGVAGVLIAPRFNTLAAGDFFSLMVVAIAAAAVGRLVSLPRTVAGAFILGIGIALLNTFLPRWADDHAWLKTVQDNLTPSVPFVVLFAVVVLVPSIARARESTDPLAGVEPPPPSVHGRVRDPRATLVTRLVAAVLLLVVAVVVLTVGNQLWVYLVTQAVAMSVIFLSITVITGMAGQISLCQGAFAAIGAFTVYQLVAHYNMPVLVASLVGAAVAAAVAAVLALPIRRLGGIWVAIATMAFAYAFDAVGVKLSWIGGGDAAIMTGTAVPRPLIGTWDLANDKSYLVFAALVLVVVALAVTALRAGTFGRTLAALRGSELAAGAIGISAPRARLVAFAVSAFIAGLGGALLAMSQESVNYDTNFSPFAAMFWLVIVVTLGARTVPGALNAAVAFSLFDQLILKGDLFGWIIGGSDKLPGLFPITGKWVFVLFGLAAVQFARHPEGLVERGYARPSFADRLFPRLRGAPADDLPPSPRPAVPGVANQDAADGTRDGTANRSAGATTAVGAPTGPAAASAREEDPVR; encoded by the coding sequence ATGGCTGGCTCCTCACTAGGCGGAGATCTTTTCAAGGCGATCCTCCAGGGCACACCGCCGGGCGCCGTCTACGCCCTGGTCGCTCTCGGCTTCGTGCTGACGTACAAGACGTCGGGGGTCTTCAACTTCGCGTTCGGTGCTCAGGCGTACGTGTCCGCCGCGATGTACTTCAAGGCCAGGCTCGACTGGGGCTGGCCGACGGTCCCGGCGGTCGTCGTGTCGGTGTTCGTCCTGGCGCCGGCGCTGGGGCTGCTGCTGGAGCGGCTCATCTTCCGCCCGCTGCGGACGGCGCCGGCGGTGGCGAAGCTCGTCGTCGCGGTGGGGCTCGCGGTGGCGATCCCGAACCTGTTCGACATCCTCTTCGGGTTCTCGCCGCGTTCGGGGGCGACGCCGGTCGGCGTCGTGCCCGACGGGGCCGGGGTGTTCTACGACCCGTTCGGCAGCTACGCGTTCAGCCGCAACGAGCTCGTCGACATGGGCGTCGCGCTCGCGGCCCTGGTCGCTCTCGGCACGCTGTTCCGCTGGGGTGACCTCGGGCTGCGGATGCGGGCGGTCGTCGAGAGCCCGCGGATGACCGAGCTCAACGGGATCGCGGCCGACCGGATCTCAGCGTTCGCGTGGGCGTTGTCGTCGCTGTTCGCGGGCGTGGCCGGGGTGCTGATCGCGCCGCGGTTCAACACCCTGGCCGCGGGCGACTTCTTCAGCCTGATGGTCGTCGCGATCGCGGCGGCGGCCGTGGGCAGGCTCGTGAGCCTGCCGCGCACGGTGGCCGGCGCCTTCATCCTCGGCATCGGGATCGCGCTGCTGAACACGTTCCTGCCACGCTGGGCGGACGATCATGCCTGGCTGAAGACGGTGCAGGACAACCTGACGCCGTCGGTGCCGTTCGTCGTGCTGTTCGCCGTGGTCGTGCTCGTCCCGAGCATCGCCCGCGCGCGGGAGTCCACCGACCCGCTGGCCGGAGTCGAACCACCCCCGCCGTCGGTGCACGGACGGGTCCGCGACCCGAGGGCGACGCTCGTCACCAGGCTCGTCGCGGCCGTGTTGCTGCTGGTGGTCGCGGTCGTCGTGCTGACGGTCGGCAACCAGCTGTGGGTCTATCTGGTGACCCAGGCGGTGGCCATGTCGGTGATCTTCCTGTCGATCACGGTCATCACCGGAATGGCGGGGCAGATCTCGCTGTGCCAGGGCGCGTTCGCCGCGATCGGCGCGTTCACCGTGTACCAGCTGGTGGCCCACTACAACATGCCAGTGCTCGTGGCCTCGTTGGTGGGCGCGGCGGTCGCGGCGGCGGTCGCCGCGGTGCTGGCGCTACCGATCCGCCGGCTCGGCGGGATCTGGGTGGCGATCGCGACGATGGCGTTCGCCTACGCGTTCGACGCCGTGGGCGTGAAACTGTCCTGGATCGGCGGCGGCGACGCCGCCATCATGACCGGCACCGCGGTCCCACGGCCGCTGATCGGCACCTGGGACCTGGCGAACGACAAGAGCTACCTGGTGTTCGCGGCGCTCGTGCTGGTCGTGGTCGCGCTCGCCGTGACGGCGCTGCGCGCGGGCACCTTCGGCCGGACACTCGCGGCACTGCGGGGCAGCGAGCTCGCGGCCGGGGCCATCGGGATCTCGGCACCCCGGGCCCGGCTGGTCGCGTTCGCGGTCTCGGCGTTCATCGCGGGTCTGGGTGGCGCGCTGTTGGCGATGTCGCAGGAGTCGGTGAACTACGACACCAACTTCTCGCCGTTCGCGGCCATGTTCTGGCTGGTGATCGTCGTGACCCTCGGCGCGCGGACCGTTCCCGGCGCGTTGAACGCCGCCGTCGCGTTCTCGCTGTTCGACCAGCTCATCCTCAAGGGCGACCTGTTCGGCTGGATCATCGGCGGCTCGGACAAGCTTCCGGGCCTTTTCCCGATCACCGGCAAATGGGTGTTCGTCCTGTTCGGGCTGGCGGCCGTCCAGTTCGCCCGTCACCCCGAGGGCCTCGTCGAACGCGGCTACGCCCGGCCGTCGTTCGCGGACAGGCTGTTCCCCCGCCTCCGAGGCGCTCCGGCCGACGACCTGCCACCCTCGCCGCGGCCGGCCGTCCCCGGCGTGGCGAACCAGGACGCCGCGGACGGGACTCGGGACGGCACCGCGAACCGCTCCGCCGGGGCGACCACGGCGGTCGGCGCGCCGACCGGGCCCGCCGCCGCGTCGGCGCGAGAGGAGGACCCGGTTCGATGA
- a CDS encoding TetR/AcrR family transcriptional regulator, translating into MTTDSVSGVSWTEHAADQSPLVQRSRSRTLRQMKILVEAAKRLVVDKDSRFTTQEVAKEAGMALQTFYRYFSGKDQLLIAVIEDLITEQVRRLEDATRDVADPMERLRRHVTDTVSLIDAGGEVASASRFIASERSRLHRQYPGDLRRATQPFASLIARELRAARDAGLIATTDIDQDAALVARIVMATYHEYAFTEHEESVETITEHLWDFCLRGIGSSRNRSRTTPTG; encoded by the coding sequence GTGACGACCGATAGCGTGTCCGGCGTGTCCTGGACCGAGCACGCCGCCGATCAGTCGCCACTCGTCCAGCGCTCGCGGTCACGCACGTTGCGACAGATGAAGATTCTCGTCGAGGCGGCGAAGCGGCTGGTGGTCGACAAGGACAGCCGGTTCACGACGCAGGAGGTCGCGAAAGAAGCAGGCATGGCGCTGCAGACGTTCTACCGGTACTTCTCGGGCAAGGACCAGCTGCTCATCGCCGTCATCGAGGACCTGATAACCGAGCAGGTCCGACGCCTCGAGGACGCCACTCGTGACGTCGCGGATCCCATGGAGCGACTACGTCGGCACGTCACGGACACGGTATCCCTGATAGACGCCGGCGGAGAGGTGGCGTCCGCCTCGCGGTTCATCGCGAGCGAGCGCTCCCGCCTTCATCGCCAGTATCCGGGTGACCTGAGGCGAGCGACGCAGCCCTTCGCCAGTCTCATCGCGCGCGAACTGCGGGCGGCGCGCGATGCCGGACTGATAGCGACGACCGACATCGATCAGGATGCCGCCCTCGTCGCCAGGATCGTCATGGCCACCTATCACGAGTACGCGTTCACGGAACACGAGGAGTCGGTGGAGACCATCACCGAGCATCTCTGGGATTTCTGCCTGCGCGGCATAGGAAGCAGCCGTAACCGGAGTCGCACCACTCCGACGGGCTAG
- a CDS encoding cytochrome P450, whose protein sequence is MRELFDLRSSYNALFGGSYQDDPYPVWHRLREQAPVHAGVVHELTGHQQPAFFQGLPFDDRPHFSAFTHAACDAAFRDAEVFASSSEPVDPNVGPVDAQNSLLTMGGAQHRRYRALVQPSFVPNKAQWWIRNWIEETVHLLIDGFVGDGRAELNVDFCAAIPVLTITGSFGVPVEQALDVRAALRSADDLVAMIKPIVAARRGLPQDDLISVLVQAELTDEDGIAHRLTDAEIHSFVVLLLTAGSGTTWKQMGIALTALLQRPEVLAAVRADRTLLRPAIEESLRWMPTDPMFSRHVTQDVDFYGTHLPAGAVLHLCLGAANRDPARWDRPDEFDVGRALRPSFAFGGGQHVCLGMHVARAEMRVAIGALLDRLPNLRVDPDAEPPRFIGMYERGATEIPVVFD, encoded by the coding sequence ATGCGCGAGCTTTTCGACCTGCGCAGCAGCTACAACGCCCTGTTCGGCGGCAGCTATCAGGACGATCCCTACCCGGTATGGCACCGGCTGCGGGAGCAGGCTCCGGTTCACGCCGGTGTCGTCCATGAGCTGACGGGGCACCAGCAGCCAGCCTTCTTCCAGGGCCTTCCCTTCGACGACCGGCCACACTTCTCGGCATTCACCCACGCGGCGTGTGACGCAGCGTTCCGGGATGCCGAGGTGTTCGCGTCGTCCAGCGAGCCAGTAGATCCGAACGTCGGCCCGGTCGACGCGCAGAACAGCCTGCTGACGATGGGTGGCGCCCAGCACCGCAGGTACCGGGCGCTGGTCCAGCCCTCGTTCGTCCCCAACAAGGCTCAGTGGTGGATCCGCAATTGGATCGAAGAAACCGTCCATCTCCTGATCGACGGCTTCGTGGGTGACGGCCGAGCGGAGCTCAACGTCGACTTCTGCGCGGCGATACCCGTCCTGACCATCACCGGCAGCTTCGGCGTACCGGTCGAGCAGGCACTGGACGTCCGCGCTGCCCTGCGCAGCGCCGACGACCTCGTGGCGATGATCAAACCCATTGTGGCGGCCCGGCGCGGCCTGCCTCAGGACGACCTGATCAGCGTCCTGGTCCAGGCCGAGCTAACGGACGAGGATGGCATCGCCCACCGACTCACCGACGCGGAGATCCACTCCTTCGTGGTGCTGTTGCTCACAGCCGGATCGGGCACCACGTGGAAGCAGATGGGTATCGCCCTCACGGCGCTCCTGCAGCGACCGGAGGTGCTCGCCGCGGTCAGGGCGGACCGCACGCTGCTACGCCCGGCCATCGAGGAGTCGCTGCGGTGGATGCCTACCGACCCGATGTTCTCCCGGCACGTCACCCAGGACGTCGACTTCTACGGAACGCACCTGCCCGCAGGTGCGGTGCTCCATCTGTGCCTGGGCGCGGCGAACCGGGACCCCGCCCGATGGGACAGGCCGGACGAGTTCGACGTTGGTCGCGCCCTGCGGCCGTCGTTCGCGTTCGGCGGGGGGCAGCATGTCTGTCTCGGCATGCATGTCGCCCGGGCCGAGATGCGCGTCGCCATCGGTGCCCTTCTCGACCGGTTACCCAACCTCAGAGTCGACCCGGACGCCGAGCCCCCACGTTTCATCGGCATGTACGAGCGTGGCGCCACCGAGATTCCCGTCGTATTCGACTGA
- a CDS encoding aminoglycoside phosphotransferase family protein yields MTFVSENDNAAVAGVVAGPGICAPPRVPDSLEELLTPAWLTAALGRRFPGIEVSAVTPGPVISRVATNARFTIECVGGVPAGLSPNLCVKGYFTDEGRGAAVIGAFEASFYRDVAASAGVRTLRAVYADVDPVTGHGVVITEDVVAEGAVFLDARSDYTPDQAAESLGELARLHAAAWGDPALAKADWLASRMSMYLLVRGVQEIRDNFGGPIGAGVPVEARDAERLEAAYRVLAGRVESVRRWTVIHGDAHVGNVFLDGAGRPSFVDWQTAQRAPWYLDVGYHIASALTVEDRRRTERDLVGHYLDRLRAGGVDVPSWDHAWLGVRRGMVQGFFMWGITFKVDPAITSLLLTRIGTAVADNDALTAVENDQEW; encoded by the coding sequence GTGACCTTCGTCTCCGAGAATGACAACGCGGCCGTCGCTGGTGTGGTCGCCGGGCCGGGCATATGTGCTCCGCCGCGGGTGCCGGACAGCCTGGAAGAGCTGCTGACGCCGGCGTGGCTGACCGCGGCGCTCGGCCGGAGGTTCCCTGGCATCGAGGTCAGCGCCGTCACACCCGGCCCAGTGATCAGCCGAGTGGCGACGAACGCCAGGTTCACGATCGAGTGCGTTGGCGGTGTTCCGGCGGGGCTGTCGCCCAACCTCTGCGTCAAGGGCTACTTCACGGACGAGGGCCGTGGGGCCGCGGTGATCGGAGCCTTCGAGGCATCCTTCTACCGTGATGTGGCCGCCTCGGCGGGTGTGCGGACGCTGCGCGCCGTCTACGCCGACGTCGATCCCGTGACCGGCCACGGGGTCGTCATCACCGAGGACGTCGTCGCCGAGGGCGCGGTCTTCCTGGACGCCCGCAGCGACTACACCCCCGACCAGGCCGCCGAGAGCCTTGGCGAGCTCGCCCGGCTGCACGCGGCGGCCTGGGGCGACCCGGCACTCGCGAAGGCCGACTGGCTCGCCAGCCGCATGAGCATGTATCTGCTGGTCCGCGGCGTCCAGGAGATCCGGGACAACTTCGGCGGGCCGATCGGTGCCGGGGTGCCGGTCGAGGCGCGGGACGCCGAGCGGCTCGAGGCGGCCTACCGCGTGCTGGCCGGGCGGGTCGAGTCCGTGCGCCGATGGACGGTGATCCACGGCGATGCGCACGTCGGCAACGTCTTCCTCGACGGCGCCGGCCGGCCATCGTTCGTCGACTGGCAGACTGCACAGCGCGCGCCCTGGTACCTGGACGTCGGCTACCACATCGCGTCCGCACTGACCGTGGAGGACCGGCGCCGGACCGAGCGCGACCTGGTCGGTCACTACCTCGACCGGCTGCGCGCCGGCGGCGTCGACGTCCCGTCCTGGGACCACGCCTGGCTGGGCGTGCGTCGCGGCATGGTTCAGGGATTCTTCATGTGGGGCATTACCTTCAAGGTCGACCCCGCGATCACGAGCCTGCTCCTGACACGCATCGGAACCGCCGTCGCCGACAACGACGCCCTCACCGCCGTCGAGAACGACCAGGAGTGGTGA
- a CDS encoding ABC transporter substrate-binding protein has product MTPTTIKVGLIYPDSGPIAATLGPTRAGVEARVRLANASGGVNGRQIELTWKDDGGDARTFENAAGELVTGEGVFGLIAETLNITNVADRLDQQGIPITGLPAEAAWTQHRNMFTLAVLPTPTSPITTFGVFAHQLGATRAVVVTDPSSPSVVQLSQSYAVSLRSQGIEVVDTIPFTAGVTNPVSVAAKIRAARADALFGPLTPDDFVAVYDEAKKAGVTIKVALNGSGDGREMLAKYGTAATGISLMANHTPFSVESAAMDNYRRAMVAFAPESSEVENDITLVGYVTADEFIRGLELAGDCPTRQSFITNLRAEKNYNAGGLIPDIDLSRYSEPTLCYIFVRVNEAGTAFEVVPNTGAPDPTQWCGTRQN; this is encoded by the coding sequence GTGACCCCCACCACGATCAAGGTGGGGCTGATCTACCCCGACAGCGGTCCCATCGCCGCGACGCTCGGACCCACGCGCGCGGGTGTCGAGGCCAGGGTCCGTCTGGCCAACGCCTCCGGTGGAGTGAACGGGCGTCAGATCGAACTGACGTGGAAGGACGACGGGGGAGATGCGCGGACCTTCGAGAACGCGGCCGGGGAGCTGGTGACAGGGGAGGGCGTCTTCGGTCTCATCGCCGAGACCCTCAACATCACGAACGTGGCCGACAGGCTGGACCAGCAGGGCATCCCGATCACGGGGCTGCCGGCGGAGGCGGCGTGGACCCAGCACCGGAACATGTTCACGCTCGCCGTCCTCCCGACCCCGACCTCCCCCATCACGACCTTCGGGGTGTTCGCGCACCAGCTCGGAGCCACCCGCGCCGTGGTGGTCACCGATCCGTCGTCACCGTCGGTCGTCCAGCTCAGCCAGTCGTATGCCGTCAGCCTGCGTTCTCAGGGCATCGAGGTGGTGGACACGATTCCCTTCACCGCCGGGGTCACGAACCCGGTCAGCGTGGCCGCGAAGATCCGGGCCGCCAGGGCGGATGCTCTTTTCGGCCCGCTGACACCCGACGACTTCGTGGCGGTCTACGACGAGGCCAAGAAGGCTGGCGTGACGATCAAGGTGGCGCTGAACGGCTCGGGTGACGGCCGCGAGATGCTTGCCAAGTACGGCACCGCGGCGACCGGTATCTCGCTGATGGCGAACCACACGCCGTTCAGCGTGGAGTCGGCCGCGATGGACAACTACCGGCGGGCCATGGTGGCGTTCGCGCCGGAGTCCTCCGAGGTCGAGAACGACATCACTCTGGTGGGGTATGTCACGGCGGACGAGTTCATCCGTGGCCTTGAACTCGCTGGGGACTGCCCAACGCGCCAGTCATTCATCACCAACCTGCGCGCGGAGAAGAACTACAATGCCGGCGGCCTGATACCCGACATCGACCTCAGCCGCTACAGCGAACCCACCCTCTGCTACATATTCGTCCGTGTCAACGAGGCCGGCACCGCGTTCGAGGTGGTGCCGAACACCGGAGCCCCTGATCCCACCCAGTGGTGCGGCACTCGGCAGAACTGA